The following proteins are encoded in a genomic region of Salvelinus namaycush isolate Seneca chromosome 12, SaNama_1.0, whole genome shotgun sequence:
- the LOC120057630 gene encoding trafficking regulator of GLUT4 1-like, translating into MAINTDAAFGKRAMGEREVSHPTDFQDTEKLLSAVTTGESNLKPCDTSFNLRSSIHSLNTEQNGHRSPVRSGSAPVSQLSFGPPLLLRRSPVPPGSEPPSYLWLAVLSCFCLAVPVNMFALWYAHMSQSVLQTGDVDGAKRLGRVSLLLSCISMFLGVAVIIFIVVTVRLVLPAIFSAFLFL; encoded by the exons ATGGCTATCAACACGGATGCCGCGTTTGGTAAAAGGGCCATGGGGGAGAGGGAAGTCTCACATCCCACCGACTTCCAAGACACAGAGAAACTCCTGAGCGCCGTGACCACCGGGGAAAGCAACCTCAAACCGTGTGACACATCTTTCAACTTGAGAAGCAGCATCCATTCCCTGAATACCGAGCAGAACGGACACCGATCGCCAGTAAGGTCAGGCTCCGCGCCCGTGTCCCAGCTGAGCTTCggaccccccctcctcctccgccGCTCCCCGGTGCCACCCGGTTCAGAGCCGCCGAGCTACCTGTGGCTTGCGGTGTTGTCGTGCTTTTGTCTTGCTGTGCCGGTGAACATGTTCGCGCTGTGGTATGCTCACATG TCGCAGTCTGTTCTCCAGACCGGGGATGTAGACGGAGCTAAGAGGCTGGGTCGTGTCTCTCTGCTGCTCAGCTGTATCTCCATGTTCCTGGGTGTGGCCGTCATCATCTTCATAGTGGTCACGG